The following proteins are encoded in a genomic region of Nitrospirota bacterium:
- a CDS encoding cupredoxin domain-containing protein, protein MTPRLLIALLLTVGLLPAWPTAATPPYTAITIESTSPYFVPKSVTISTGSPIKWENPTGSEHTVTHIGCVEEGDLCAFDSGLMLPNGTFAVPGLAPGRYPYLCRIHPIMRGVITVTETFAPSQL, encoded by the coding sequence ATGACCCCTCGTCTCCTCATCGCCCTGCTACTCACAGTGGGACTACTCCCGGCCTGGCCGACGGCAGCGACGCCTCCCTACACCGCTATCACGATTGAGAGTACCTCCCCCTACTTCGTTCCGAAATCCGTCACCATCTCGACCGGGTCTCCGATCAAGTGGGAAAACCCCACCGGATCAGAACATACCGTGACCCATATCGGCTGTGTGGAGGAGGGCGATCTCTGCGCCTTCGACTCCGGCCTCATGCTCCCCAACGGCACCTTTGCCGTCCCGGGTCTCGCTCCCGGCCGCTACCCCTACCTCTGCCGCATTCACCCCATCATGCGCGGAGTCATCACCGTCACAGAGACGTTTGCCCCCTCGCAGCTCTAG
- a CDS encoding DUF2971 domain-containing protein has translation MSKKFYADHEEVVHYTTAAGLHGIASSKALWASHIHFLNDKEEGVGFSQRILPMILRPEFKRYVAESEDLSARVQAADHLGVDLFDHWLKKIVEGFKKAQDTAQDHYLTSFSTTKDEWISLNGLLSQWRGYGLDGGYAIVFDAKGLAGLLNTEREMYCEEGWAWGDVQYHMEDFSRVQDEQVLEHFECVRKAANDYWATGDIEKSYPAFESIELLSAFCKHRGFEEEKEVRIVVSEPSSEFGLDPSNQSGKSYRRAYSYFRDGELVPCIHLFEDQKLNVLPIRRVIVGPHPEKQQRKKAVEILLRNHGIDAEVLVSDIPFRGK, from the coding sequence ATGAGCAAGAAATTTTATGCAGACCACGAAGAGGTGGTTCACTACACAACTGCAGCCGGATTACATGGCATAGCTAGTAGCAAGGCCCTTTGGGCCAGCCACATCCATTTCCTTAATGATAAGGAGGAAGGTGTCGGTTTTTCCCAGCGCATACTCCCTATGATCCTGAGGCCGGAATTCAAAAGGTATGTCGCGGAGTCTGAAGATCTTTCCGCGCGTGTTCAGGCCGCAGATCATTTAGGAGTAGATCTATTCGACCATTGGTTGAAAAAGATCGTTGAGGGATTCAAAAAGGCGCAAGACACGGCACAAGACCACTACCTCACGTCTTTCTCCACAACCAAGGACGAATGGATATCCCTAAATGGTCTGTTGAGCCAGTGGCGTGGATACGGGCTAGATGGGGGCTATGCCATTGTTTTTGATGCCAAAGGGCTGGCAGGGCTTCTCAATACAGAACGCGAAATGTATTGCGAGGAGGGGTGGGCCTGGGGCGATGTCCAGTATCATATGGAGGATTTTTCTCGCGTTCAGGATGAGCAAGTCCTGGAGCATTTTGAATGCGTGAGAAAGGCGGCTAATGACTACTGGGCAACTGGGGATATCGAAAAATCCTACCCTGCGTTCGAGAGCATCGAGCTACTTTCAGCTTTTTGCAAACACAGAGGTTTTGAGGAAGAAAAGGAGGTCCGAATAGTAGTCAGCGAACCTTCATCAGAATTTGGCCTCGACCCCTCGAATCAAAGCGGGAAGTCTTATCGTAGAGCGTACAGCTACTTTCGCGACGGTGAGCTTGTACCCTGCATTCACCTCTTTGAGGATCAGAAATTGAATGTCTTGCCAATCCGACGCGTCATTGTAGGGCCTCACCCCGAAAAGCAGCAACGAAAAAAAGCCGTGGAAATTCTACTGCGCAACCACGGCATCGACGCAGAAGTATTGGTCTCAGATATCCCATTTCGTGGCAAGTAG
- a CDS encoding adenosine deaminase: MDAATFDTIPRSALPALLRRMPKAELHIHIEGSLEPELIFHLAKRNGLTLAYPSVEALRRAYAFTDLQSFLDLYYVGASVLRTEQDFFDLAFAYLERAAAENVVHAEVFFDPQVHTNRGVPFGTVIAGLEQAMRRAQADFGISSSLILCFLRHLSEDAAFATLEQALPYRQHFIGVGLDSSERGHPPEKFARVFARCRELGLHVVAHAGEEGPPAYIHSALDVLHVERIDHGVRCLEDPALVARLARERVPLTVCPLSNVKLRVFNTLAEHSLPALLDAGLCATINSDDPAYFGGSINANFIELFAALPVLGARHAYQLARNSFEASFADEARKRHWIDQLDAMFREAAATR; this comes from the coding sequence ATGGATGCCGCTACGTTCGACACGATCCCCAGGTCTGCCTTGCCTGCGCTGCTGAGGCGCATGCCCAAGGCCGAGCTGCACATCCACATCGAGGGCTCGCTGGAGCCGGAGCTGATCTTCCACCTGGCGAAGCGCAACGGCCTGACGCTGGCCTACCCGAGCGTGGAGGCGTTGCGCCGCGCTTACGCATTCACCGACCTGCAGAGCTTTCTCGACCTCTATTACGTGGGCGCCAGTGTGCTGCGCACCGAGCAGGATTTCTTCGATCTCGCGTTCGCGTATCTAGAGCGGGCCGCGGCCGAAAACGTGGTGCATGCCGAAGTGTTCTTCGACCCGCAGGTCCACACCAACCGGGGCGTGCCGTTTGGAACGGTGATCGCCGGGCTGGAGCAGGCGATGCGCCGTGCGCAGGCCGATTTCGGTATTAGTTCATCGCTGATCCTGTGTTTTTTGCGCCACCTGAGCGAGGATGCGGCATTCGCCACGCTGGAGCAGGCGCTGCCGTATCGGCAGCATTTCATCGGCGTGGGGCTGGACAGCAGCGAACGAGGTCACCCGCCGGAGAAGTTCGCGCGAGTGTTCGCTCGCTGCCGAGAGCTGGGCCTGCATGTGGTAGCGCATGCGGGCGAGGAGGGGCCGCCCGCCTATATTCACAGTGCCTTGGATGTGCTCCACGTTGAGCGCATCGACCATGGCGTGCGCTGCCTCGAAGACCCGGCGCTCGTCGCGCGTCTCGCGCGCGAACGCGTGCCGCTCACCGTCTGTCCGTTGTCGAACGTAAAGTTACGGGTCTTCAACACGCTAGCCGAGCACAGCCTGCCGGCGCTGCTGGACGCAGGTCTGTGTGCCACCATCAACAGTGACGACCCGGCGTACTTCGGGGGTTCCATCAATGCCAACTTCATCGAACTCTTTGCCGCGCTGCCGGTTCTCGGCGCTCGCCACGCCTACCAGCTGGCGCGCAACAGCTTCGAGGCGAGCTTCGCGGACGAAGCGCGCAAGCGGCACTGGATCGACCAGCTCGATGCCATGTTCCGTGAGGCAGCAGCCACGCGTTGA
- a CDS encoding Ppx/GppA phosphatase family protein: MKDSSRRLRLAGVDIGTLTCRLLIADLPPEGKLTEVRSERRILRLGEGVDQSKRLSVAAMDRVIQCLKEWRGLIDEAQVDRVSAVATSAVRDAGNRDEFLDRVKREAGFEVELISGDEEARRTLLGIRSGLPDGVTDVLALDIGGGSTEFILDRPGQKLVVRSIDIGVVRLRERMLHHDPPTADEVQQARAWVVRETTAAVIGMGGYQAATFVGTAGTITSLAAMAQKLPTYEPARIHNYQLQLSTIQELEQTLLNRKKADRAGLPGLEKGREEVIAAGAIIIRTIMETLGMSEVLVSDLGLREGVLLDLAIRTR; the protein is encoded by the coding sequence ATGAAGGACTCGTCACGCAGGCTGCGTCTCGCCGGTGTAGATATCGGCACCCTCACCTGCCGCTTGCTGATTGCCGATTTGCCGCCTGAGGGGAAGCTGACAGAAGTGCGATCTGAGCGACGAATCCTCCGGCTGGGCGAAGGTGTCGATCAGAGCAAACGGTTGAGCGTGGCGGCGATGGATCGGGTGATCCAGTGCTTGAAAGAGTGGCGGGGGCTGATTGATGAGGCGCAGGTCGATAGGGTCTCGGCTGTCGCCACGAGCGCCGTGCGTGATGCAGGGAACCGCGATGAGTTTCTCGATCGCGTGAAGCGCGAAGCAGGCTTCGAGGTCGAGCTGATCTCAGGCGATGAAGAAGCGAGACGGACATTGCTGGGTATTCGCTCCGGCTTGCCCGATGGCGTGACCGACGTCCTGGCTCTCGACATCGGCGGAGGCAGCACAGAGTTTATCTTAGACAGGCCAGGCCAGAAGCTGGTTGTGCGCTCGATCGATATCGGGGTCGTGCGTCTCCGCGAGAGGATGTTGCACCACGACCCTCCGACTGCCGATGAAGTGCAACAGGCGCGAGCGTGGGTGGTAAGAGAAACGACGGCAGCAGTCATCGGCATGGGTGGCTATCAAGCCGCCACATTCGTTGGCACAGCGGGAACCATCACCAGCCTGGCAGCCATGGCTCAGAAACTTCCCACCTACGAGCCAGCCAGAATCCACAACTATCAGTTGCAGCTCAGCACGATTCAAGAACTCGAACAGACGCTCTTGAACCGCAAGAAAGCCGACCGAGCCGGCTTGCCAGGCCTAGAAAAAGGCCGCGAAGAAGTCATAGCCGCGGGCGCGATCATCATCCGGACCATCATGGAGACGTTAGGGATGTCGGAAGTGTTGGTCAGCGATCTGGGTCTGCGCGAAGGAGTGCTCTTAGATTTAGCAATCCGGACACGATAA
- the recG gene encoding ATP-dependent DNA helicase RecG, with protein MLRSAIVIRSSSEPTPPEQFQQWLDRVARPIEFATRDAFAHLPTVKNLSYFVSSQVMQALSDRVYPRAIEAALLQLRELFREDQQLFPAEEQRRRLQEAMVILGVLREAVSHPAKAWQEPEPLVMPQPIVNESSSQPWWEQPIRFAKGVGPKRTALLQRFRIETVEDALWTLPWRYEDRSVMTPIGQLVPGAQASICGTIIRSEAKKARSRRLSILDIVVEDATGRLQAVFFNQPFLEQFFTVGTSVMLTGRVVAGAQGWVAMKMEVTQYEVLGAETEAPLHVGRIVPMYHETKGWTSRQMRVLMKGLLDAHIVEAQELLPVSLRARYRLPPIQQAIQDVHFPQAGTDGGQLDRGLTPAHRRLAFEELFVLQLALASRQRVMKEEVKQVLFNPKTPLLGKLDRALPFRLTAAQERVNREILSDMTSLKPMNRLVQGDVGSGKTIVAVQAMVLACGSGYQAALMAPTEILAEQHYRTMKGFLEPLGLSVVLVSGGGRAAARKAVREQVASGTAQVVIGTHAVIQQGVTFAKLGLVVVDEQHRFGVLQRKTLMEKGYKPDVLVLTATPIPRTLAMTVYGDLDVSVIDQMPPGRKPVRTFLLSDSQKGRAYQILRDELRSGRQAYVVYPLVEESEKTDLQAAMQGAEQLQANELAEFRVGLLHGRMKSDEKERVMASYKKGEIQVLVATTVVEVGVDVPNATVMMIEHAERFGLAQLHQLRGRVGRSAHQSYCLLIASGGVLFGSKKPKEAGEAPSAARERLDALVRSTDGFVIAEEDLRIRGPGEFFGFRQWGMPEFRVANLLRDAELLQQARQEAVALLKQDPQLKLPAHRALREAMLRRWETKLDLGSVS; from the coding sequence GTGTTACGATCCGCCATTGTGATACGGAGCTCTTCCGAGCCCACACCTCCTGAACAGTTTCAGCAATGGCTGGACCGAGTCGCGCGTCCGATCGAATTCGCGACGCGCGATGCCTTTGCACATCTGCCTACCGTCAAAAATCTCAGTTACTTTGTTTCCTCACAGGTCATGCAGGCCCTGTCGGATCGCGTGTATCCACGGGCGATTGAAGCGGCCTTGCTCCAACTGCGTGAGTTGTTTCGTGAAGACCAGCAGTTGTTTCCGGCAGAGGAGCAGCGGCGACGGCTGCAGGAAGCGATGGTCATTCTCGGTGTCTTGCGCGAGGCGGTCAGCCATCCTGCCAAGGCCTGGCAGGAACCGGAGCCTCTCGTGATGCCTCAGCCAATCGTAAACGAGTCATCCTCTCAGCCATGGTGGGAGCAGCCCATCCGTTTCGCGAAGGGAGTCGGCCCCAAGCGCACCGCGTTGCTCCAACGGTTCAGGATCGAGACGGTTGAGGATGCCCTCTGGACCCTGCCCTGGCGTTATGAGGACCGCTCGGTCATGACCCCGATCGGGCAACTGGTGCCCGGAGCACAGGCCTCGATCTGCGGCACGATCATCCGAAGCGAGGCCAAGAAGGCCCGCAGCCGCCGTCTTTCCATCCTCGATATTGTGGTGGAGGATGCCACCGGGCGGCTCCAGGCTGTGTTCTTCAATCAGCCGTTCCTGGAACAATTCTTTACGGTCGGGACGAGCGTGATGTTGACCGGGCGCGTAGTCGCAGGGGCGCAGGGTTGGGTGGCGATGAAAATGGAGGTCACGCAGTACGAAGTCTTAGGGGCGGAAACCGAAGCGCCGTTGCATGTGGGGCGGATTGTGCCCATGTACCACGAAACCAAGGGTTGGACCTCCCGGCAGATGCGGGTGCTCATGAAAGGCCTGCTGGACGCCCATATCGTCGAGGCGCAGGAGCTGTTGCCGGTTTCGCTTCGCGCGCGCTATCGTTTGCCGCCCATTCAACAGGCGATTCAGGATGTGCATTTTCCTCAGGCTGGGACTGACGGGGGGCAGCTGGATCGTGGGCTCACGCCGGCCCATCGGCGTTTGGCCTTTGAAGAACTATTTGTCCTGCAACTGGCCTTGGCTTCGCGGCAACGAGTCATGAAGGAAGAGGTGAAGCAGGTTCTGTTCAATCCGAAGACGCCGCTCCTTGGCAAGCTGGACCGGGCCTTGCCCTTCCGGTTGACCGCAGCGCAAGAGCGGGTGAATCGCGAGATCCTGTCGGACATGACCTCGCTCAAACCGATGAATCGCCTGGTGCAGGGCGATGTCGGGTCCGGCAAAACCATTGTGGCGGTGCAGGCGATGGTCCTGGCCTGCGGGTCCGGTTATCAGGCGGCTTTGATGGCGCCTACGGAGATTCTGGCCGAGCAGCATTATCGGACGATGAAGGGGTTCCTGGAACCCCTCGGGCTTTCCGTCGTGCTTGTGAGCGGGGGCGGTCGTGCCGCCGCGCGTAAAGCCGTGCGGGAGCAGGTGGCCTCCGGGACCGCGCAGGTTGTGATCGGAACCCATGCAGTCATTCAGCAGGGCGTCACCTTCGCCAAGCTTGGCCTGGTCGTGGTGGATGAGCAACATCGCTTCGGCGTGCTCCAACGGAAGACACTCATGGAGAAGGGGTATAAGCCCGATGTGCTGGTGTTGACCGCGACGCCGATTCCACGCACCCTGGCCATGACGGTCTATGGGGATTTGGATGTGTCGGTGATCGATCAGATGCCGCCGGGGCGAAAGCCGGTGCGGACATTTCTTTTGAGCGACAGCCAGAAGGGGCGGGCCTATCAGATCCTCCGCGATGAACTGCGAAGCGGCCGTCAGGCCTATGTGGTCTATCCGCTCGTCGAAGAATCGGAGAAGACTGATTTGCAGGCTGCCATGCAAGGAGCGGAGCAGCTGCAAGCGAACGAATTAGCCGAGTTCCGTGTCGGGCTGTTGCACGGCAGGATGAAGTCGGATGAGAAAGAACGGGTCATGGCCTCGTATAAGAAGGGGGAGATCCAGGTCCTCGTCGCGACGACGGTGGTGGAGGTCGGGGTCGATGTGCCCAATGCCACGGTCATGATGATTGAACATGCCGAGCGGTTCGGGCTGGCACAGTTGCATCAATTGCGAGGCCGGGTCGGGCGCAGCGCACACCAGTCCTATTGTTTGTTGATCGCGTCGGGCGGAGTGCTGTTTGGATCGAAGAAGCCTAAAGAGGCAGGCGAAGCACCATCGGCGGCTAGAGAGCGGCTGGATGCGCTCGTGCGCTCGACCGACGGGTTTGTGATTGCCGAGGAAGATCTCCGCATTCGCGGGCCAGGCGAGTTTTTCGGATTCAGGCAATGGGGCATGCCGGAGTTCCGCGTTGCGAATTTGCTGCGGGATGCCGAGCTGCTTCAGCAGGCGAGGCAGGAGGCCGTTGCCCTCTTGAAGCAGGATCCGCAGCTGAAGTTGCCGGCGCACCGGGCCTTGCGGGAAGCGATGTTGCGGCGGTGGGAAACAAAGTTGGATTTGGGGTCGGTGAGTTAG